The proteins below are encoded in one region of Helianthus annuus cultivar XRQ/B chromosome 2, HanXRQr2.0-SUNRISE, whole genome shotgun sequence:
- the LOC110888348 gene encoding calphotin-like yields MSSSSGVSRTLDPIAVDPDDQMPTDPEIYTSDTDISDDDDFQHFALPDFGDDVQLADGILDGDLPLVQIPAPVPLAAFPMADLPLNYVSDDDIPPADIPFIVPIVELPEMEVLSDSSDSDSFESVASSTLHAVGLQRYPTDSDSDMATSAAFDHDFDLADDPDHEFDLADDVEPEMDHAPDEQPFEAPVAPVALVAPIAPVAPINQPPVVPADLDPAPVDPVPLPDHDPIFAEIPDIAPILPDPVLMFEDHAPFATHIDSRYADTHNMWVDDNDYPPYVRPVTPSRAPIFAPIDVAHHFPHVSDIHRTGLPITFLQDIPPPRPGEGSSRQQPAFVPPVSSAVPFMSQFPRTTPPFAHMGEPFLWSSPNVMPLSDPYHPFHVGYTTEDILISLQLQQDALSRRVLELERTPRPPPRHCQTPFPTPPAPLPLPPDSDIHFLLLSSRLLTCCTSSMHLRRTGCACAV; encoded by the coding sequence ATGTCTTCTTCGAGTGGAGTTTCTAGAACCCTAGACCCCATAGCAGTGGATCCAGATGACCAGATGCCCACAGATCCCGAGATTTATACATCTGATACTGACATAAGTGATGATGACGATTTCCAGCATTTCGCCTTGCCCGATTTTGGGGACGATGTTCAGCTCGCTGATGGTATTCTTGATGGAGATCTACCCCTCGTGCAGATCCCTGCACCTGTTCCACTCGCTGCTTTTCCCATGGCGGATTTGCCTCTCAATTATGTGTCGGATGACGACATACCTCCTGCTGATATTCCCTTTATTGTCCCTATCGTTGAGCTTCCTGAGATGGAGGTTCTTTCTGATTCGTCTGATTCAGACTCTTTCGAGTCAGTAGCATCTTCTACTCTCCACGCAGTGGGGTTACAGCGGTACCCCACCGACTCAGATTCCGATATGGCCACGTCAGCCGCATTCGATCATGATTTTGACCTTGCTGATGACCCCGATCACGAGTTTGACCTTGCTGATGACGTCGAGCCTGAGATGGACCATGCTCCTGATGAGCAACCATTCGAGGCTCCTGTTGCTCCTGTAGCTCTTGTTGCTCCTATAGCTCCTGTTGCTCCTATCAATCAGCCCCCTGTTGTACCCGCTGATCTAGATCCAGCCCCAGTTGACCCTGTCCCATTGCCCGATCATGATCCCATTTTTGCTGAGATACCTGATATTGCACCGATATTACCTGATCCAGTCCTTATGTTTGAGGACCATGCTCCGTTTGCCACCCACATCGATTCGAGATACGCTGACACCCACAACATGTGGGTCGATGATAATGATTATCCCCCATATGTTAGACCAGTCACTCCTTCCCGTGCACCCATCTTTGCACCGATTGATGTTGCCCATCATTTTCCCCATGTTTCAGATATCCATCGCACCGGCCTTCCTATCACTTTCCTCCAGGACATTCCTCCACCTCGTCCTGGGGAGGGTTCGTCGAGACAGCAACCTGCTTTTGTCCCGCCTGTGTCGTCAGCTGTACCATTCATGTCTCAGTTTCCTCGCACTACACCACCTTTTGCACATATGGGCGAGCCATTTTTGTGGTCATCGCCCAATGTTATGCCTCTGTCAGACCCCTATCACCCGTTCCATGTCGGATATACCACAGAGGATATACTTATATCCCTGCAGTTACAGCAGGATGCTTTGAGTCGTCGAGTTTTGGAGCTGGAGAGGACTCCACGTCCTCCCCCACGTCATTGTCAGACTCCTTTTCCGACACCACCCGCTCCTCTTCCACTACCCCCTGATTCGGATATTCATTTCTTACTCCTGAGCAGCAGATTGCTTACTTGTTGCACATCATCCATGCACTTGAGAAGGACTGGGTGCGCTTGCGCCGTTTGA